CTGACCTTCTCCATGTTGTCGAAGACGCTGGCGTGGGCGACCAGCCGCCTTATGTCCCTTCCGGATTCCGGATTGGCTATTATCCCGACGACTCCTTTCTTCATGCTTCAGCCCCTCACAGGTCTCCGAAGACTTCTTCGGGGTTTTCCAGGTAGTGCTTCACCCGTCCCAAGAACCTCGCTGCTGGAGCACCGTCTATCGCCCTGTGGTCGAAGCTCAGGGACAGGGTCATGACCCTGGCCTTTTTTATCTCTCCGTTCCTCACAACCGGTTTTTCGGCTATTCTATTGAGGCCCAGAATCGCCACTTGGGGTGGGTTTATTATCGGGGTGAACGAGTCAACCTCCAGCATTCCCAGGTTCGTGACCGTGAAGGTCCCCCCGACGAAGTCCTTTTCCTTCAGGAGGCCCTTCTTCGTCCGCTCCACGAGGTCGGAGTACTCATCGAGAAGTTCCTCAAGGCTTTTCTCGTCAACGTTCCTGATTACCGGAGTTATCAGTCCTATCGGGCTGTCTATGGCCACATTTATGTTGATGTCGTCGTAAACCGTTATCTTGTCCCCGTCCATCGTTGCGTTCACGTCTATGAAGTCCCTGATTGCCTTTGCCATGCACTTCAGCATGAGCACGGTGTAGGAGGGCTTCCTCCCGAGCTTTTCGGTAAGTTTTTTTCTCATCTCAACGAGCCCGTCCATCTCCACCTCCATGTTGATTGTGACGTGGACTGCCTCTCGGTAGCTCTCGGAGAGCCTTCCCGCTATCACCTTCCTTATCCCGATGAGCTTGACCTCTCTCAGAACCTTCGGGTAGAAGTGCTCTTTGATGTACCTCTCAAGGTCTTCGAGGGTTACCTCGCCACCCGGTCCGGAGCCCTCAAGCTTCGAGAGGTCTATCTCGTACTGCTCCGCTATCATCCTGACCTCTTCGTCCGTCATGCGATCACTCTTCCGCCTCTATTATGGCTATAACCTCCCCGACGGGCACTTCTGCACCCACGTCGTGGAGTATCTCCACCAGGCGGCCGTCTTCGGGTGCCTCTATCTCACTGGTGAGCTTCTCGGACTGAACTACCGCGATGACCTCTCCTTTCTTGACGTGTTCACCGGCTTTCTTTTTCCATTCCACGATTTCTCCCTTCTTCATGGTCATGCCGAGCTTCGGCATTATTACGTTTACTTTTTTCATAATATTACCTCCAAAATTTACAGATTACAAGGGCAATAGCTGGATTAACCTATATAATACTTGCGAAATACGTATATAGAGGTTTTTTCATTAGTATAGTGTTCAAATCTCTTCTTGGAAATAACCTGGTGAGTAATCTACGTTTTGAAGGAGGAAATGCCATGCCGGTTGAGGAAATACCTAGGGAAACCCTGCTGTGGATGTACGAGACCATGGTGAGGATAAGGGTCCACGAGGAAAGGGTTGCGGAACTCTTCGCCCAGGGCAAGGTACCAGGCTTTGTACACCTATACGTCGGGGAGGAGGCCGTCGCCGTCGGTGTGATGGCCAACCTCCGGAGGGAGGACTTCATAACGAGCACCCACAGGGGGCACGGCCACTACATAGCCAAGGGCGGAGACGTGAAGGCCTCGATGGCAGAGCTGTTCGGGAAGAAGACAGGAAGCGGAAAGGGAAAGGGCGGTTCGATGCACATAGCCGACCTCGACGTCGGCGAGCTGGGAGCCAACGGCATGGTTGGGGGAGGAATCCCACATGCCGTAGGCGCTGGCCTGGGAATAAAGCTCAACGGCCTCGATAACGTCGCCGTTGCCTTCTTCGGTGACGGTGCCTCGAACCAGCAGAACTTCCACGAGGGAATAAACCTCGCCGCCATCTGGAAGCTGCCCGTTGTATTCGTCTGTGAGAACAACCAGTACCAGATATCCCTCTCCTACGACAAACAGCAGACGATAAAGAGCGTGGCCGAGAGGGCCAAAGCCTATGGAATCCCCGGTGTAAGCGTTGACGGACAGGACGTTCTGGCGGTCTACGAAGTCGCCAAGGAGGCCATCGAACGCGCCAGAAGGGGCGAGGGCCCCACCCTGATAGAGGCCAAGACCTACAGGTTCAGGGGCCATTTCGAGGGCGACCCGCAGGTCTACAGGTCAAAGGAGGAAGTAGAGTGGTGGAAGAAGAACAAGGACCCTATAAAGCTCTTCGAAGAGAAGCTTCTCGCCAAGGGGATCGCCACGAGAGAAGAGCTCGATGCAATCTGGGAGAAGGCCCGGAAGGAAATCGAGGAGGCAGTTAAGTTCGCTGAAGAAAGCCCGTGGCCGTCGAAGGAGGAGCTCCTTGAAGACGTCTTCTCCACGCCCACCAAGGGGGTGCTCGTATGGCAGTGGTGAGGGAGATAACCTTCGCACAGGCGCTCAACGAGGCCTTGGACTACGAGATGGGAAAGGATGAAAAGGTCGTCGTGATGGGCGAGGACGTCGGACTCTACGGGGGAATCTACGGGGTGACGGCTGGGCTCTACGAGAAGTACGGGCCCGAGAGGGTCAGGGACACACCGATAGCAGAGAGCGGCTTCGTGGGCACCGCGGTTGGCGCCGCGGCGACGGGTCTGCTGAGGCCGGTCGTGGAGCTGATGTTCATAGACTTCCTCGGAGTTACCTATGACCAGATATACAACCAGGCCGCGAAGATGAGGTACATGTTCGGCGGAAAGGCGAGGATACCCATGGTTCTCAGAACAACGTGCGGTGCTGGCTTCTCAGCCGCTGCCCAGCACTCTCAGTCGCTCCATGCCCTCTTC
The Thermococcus radiotolerans genome window above contains:
- a CDS encoding dihydrolipoamide acetyltransferase family protein, with translation MTDEEVRMIAEQYEIDLSKLEGSGPGGEVTLEDLERYIKEHFYPKVLREVKLIGIRKVIAGRLSESYREAVHVTINMEVEMDGLVEMRKKLTEKLGRKPSYTVLMLKCMAKAIRDFIDVNATMDGDKITVYDDININVAIDSPIGLITPVIRNVDEKSLEELLDEYSDLVERTKKGLLKEKDFVGGTFTVTNLGMLEVDSFTPIINPPQVAILGLNRIAEKPVVRNGEIKKARVMTLSLSFDHRAIDGAPAARFLGRVKHYLENPEEVFGDL
- a CDS encoding biotin/lipoyl-containing protein, producing the protein MKKVNVIMPKLGMTMKKGEIVEWKKKAGEHVKKGEVIAVVQSEKLTSEIEAPEDGRLVEILHDVGAEVPVGEVIAIIEAEE
- a CDS encoding thiamine pyrophosphate-dependent dehydrogenase E1 component subunit alpha, which gives rise to MPVEEIPRETLLWMYETMVRIRVHEERVAELFAQGKVPGFVHLYVGEEAVAVGVMANLRREDFITSTHRGHGHYIAKGGDVKASMAELFGKKTGSGKGKGGSMHIADLDVGELGANGMVGGGIPHAVGAGLGIKLNGLDNVAVAFFGDGASNQQNFHEGINLAAIWKLPVVFVCENNQYQISLSYDKQQTIKSVAERAKAYGIPGVSVDGQDVLAVYEVAKEAIERARRGEGPTLIEAKTYRFRGHFEGDPQVYRSKEEVEWWKKNKDPIKLFEEKLLAKGIATREELDAIWEKARKEIEEAVKFAEESPWPSKEELLEDVFSTPTKGVLVWQW